A DNA window from Micromonospora sp. NBC_01739 contains the following coding sequences:
- a CDS encoding SGNH/GDSL hydrolase family protein — MGAVGSVLPERPRWPRAWRVARVAALGTGATAAAAAAATGVLLGQARQARRIIPMAEAPPPRCDGVYGAKFPGPPLTMVVLGDSIAAGYGVHRRRETPGALLATGLSRRLQRPVRLHRFAVVGAISASLKFQVEAALECDPDVAVILIGGNDVTNRAPLGLAVRHLVEGVRALRAAGAEVVVGTCPDLGTIRPIKPPLRWLARRWSRQLAAAQTVAVVSAGGWTVSLGNLLGPRFTAEPGRMFAWDRFHPSAEGYAVAAAAILPTVLAALGHGADRRPSPTRVEGVRSLPRAAHEAARHPGTEVSGTQVRGSESGPGGRWAQLRRRGLFGIGAMSSPTGADSPAVEELR; from the coding sequence CCGGCGCCACCGCGGCGGCTGCGGCGGCGGCGACCGGCGTACTGCTCGGGCAGGCCCGCCAGGCCCGCCGCATCATTCCGATGGCCGAGGCACCGCCACCCCGCTGTGACGGAGTCTACGGGGCCAAGTTTCCCGGCCCGCCGCTCACCATGGTCGTGCTCGGCGACTCCATCGCCGCCGGCTACGGCGTGCACCGCCGCCGAGAGACCCCCGGCGCCCTGCTGGCCACCGGCCTGTCCCGGCGACTCCAGCGTCCCGTACGCCTGCACCGCTTCGCGGTGGTGGGTGCCATCTCCGCCAGCCTCAAGTTTCAGGTCGAGGCGGCTCTGGAGTGCGACCCGGATGTCGCCGTCATCCTGATCGGCGGCAACGACGTGACGAACCGTGCCCCCCTCGGACTGGCCGTGCGTCACCTCGTCGAGGGGGTTCGGGCACTGCGCGCGGCCGGTGCCGAGGTGGTCGTCGGCACCTGCCCCGACCTGGGCACGATCCGTCCCATCAAGCCACCCCTGCGCTGGCTGGCCCGCCGGTGGAGCCGCCAGCTCGCCGCCGCCCAGACCGTGGCCGTGGTCTCGGCCGGTGGCTGGACGGTCTCTTTGGGCAACCTGCTGGGGCCCCGCTTCACCGCCGAACCGGGGCGAATGTTCGCCTGGGACCGGTTCCATCCCTCCGCGGAGGGGTACGCCGTGGCCGCCGCCGCCATCCTGCCCACGGTGCTCGCCGCACTCGGTCACGGAGCGGATCGCAGGCCTTCGCCAACCCGCGTCGAAGGCGTACGGTCATTGCCGAGGGCCGCTCACGAAGCGGCGAGGCATCCGGGTACGGAGGTCAGCGGCACGCAGGTTCGTGGCAGTGAGAGCGGTCCCGGTGGCCGCTGGGCGCAACTGCGTCGCCGGGGGCTGTTCGGCATCGGCGCGATGTCATCGCCGACCGGTGCCGACTCACCCGCAGTGGAGGAACTCAGATGA